A window from Chitinophaga filiformis encodes these proteins:
- a CDS encoding RNA polymerase sigma factor, translating into MPYFWVLLDNKHYIDQELLQLVADGDRQAYQYLFETYWGQVFGACLHLTKSPEQAKDLTQDIFLKIWDHRQKLPAVRNFDSYIYTIARNLVRDQLRTAIFRESNREFLLHYFSAKGVSPQEILEEKQLSEKVKAAISSLPLKLQQVFTLSQLEGLSHKEIAGRLDISPLSSKTYMVRALLLLRKILVKEADSLIIIGLLHLGHIFFYFF; encoded by the coding sequence GTGCCTTATTTTTGGGTACTATTGGACAATAAGCATTATATAGATCAGGAGTTGTTGCAGCTTGTGGCGGATGGCGACAGGCAGGCCTATCAGTACTTATTTGAAACATATTGGGGCCAGGTGTTCGGCGCCTGCCTCCACCTGACAAAGTCTCCTGAGCAGGCCAAAGATCTGACCCAGGACATTTTTCTGAAGATCTGGGATCACCGGCAAAAACTGCCGGCTGTCAGAAATTTTGACAGTTATATATATACAATCGCACGCAACCTCGTACGTGACCAGTTGAGAACTGCCATATTCCGGGAATCTAACCGGGAATTCCTGCTACATTATTTTTCCGCCAAAGGGGTTTCCCCACAGGAAATACTGGAGGAGAAACAATTGAGCGAAAAGGTCAAAGCTGCCATCAGCAGCCTGCCACTCAAACTGCAGCAGGTATTCACACTTAGCCAGCTGGAAGGGCTGAGCCACAAGGAGATTGCCGGGCGCCTGGACATTTCTCCCCTTTCCTCCAAAACCTATATGGTGCGCGCCCTGCTGTTATTGAGAAAAATACTCGTAAAGGAAGCGGACAGTTTAATTATCATAGGACTTCTACACCTGGGACATATTTTTTTTTATTTTTTCTGA
- a CDS encoding lipase family protein, protein MGTITRNTSGSNQTANAQIAVQLCAIPFSTDPNGDMEKLGWKIVWNGIQTIDANYAFIAVDSTGNNYALIIRGSVPPHSIFSDWDLFANWVLEDLGVVTMAHWPYASTPKPMISTGAYIAFTNMLLMQDSLGSGLSINEYLLANTTGNGKQLIIAGHSLGGNIANVYTSFYVDTLKQQGLSADNISLFTFAAPAAGNGDFANDLDAKLPLTNAWHYQNSNDIVPNFPVFAGLVYTATLYAAPPEAAQITVTYQGQTVSLGEAFLLLAGVFLLYGYQQPQHNYTIFKTDLYGDNDQNTVQDWFGQAGDQHALSNYANYLGVTLPVSVARQPLLQPV, encoded by the coding sequence ATGGGAACAATTACCCGCAACACAAGTGGCAGTAATCAAACAGCAAATGCCCAGATTGCCGTACAACTTTGCGCCATCCCTTTCTCTACAGACCCCAATGGAGACATGGAAAAGCTGGGCTGGAAAATAGTCTGGAATGGTATCCAGACGATCGATGCGAATTACGCATTTATTGCAGTAGACTCCACGGGGAACAACTATGCGTTGATCATACGCGGCTCGGTTCCACCCCACAGCATTTTTAGTGACTGGGACCTCTTTGCAAACTGGGTTCTGGAAGATCTGGGTGTAGTAACAATGGCACACTGGCCTTACGCCAGTACTCCAAAACCCATGATCAGCACGGGGGCTTATATTGCTTTCACAAACATGTTGCTCATGCAGGATTCCCTCGGTTCCGGCCTGTCCATAAACGAATATTTATTAGCGAATACCACCGGGAATGGCAAACAGCTTATTATTGCCGGGCATAGCCTGGGCGGAAATATAGCCAATGTTTATACATCCTTTTACGTAGACACACTGAAGCAACAGGGACTGTCTGCCGACAATATTTCTCTTTTCACCTTTGCCGCACCAGCTGCAGGTAACGGCGATTTTGCAAATGATCTCGATGCCAAGCTGCCATTAACCAACGCATGGCATTATCAGAATTCAAATGATATTGTCCCTAATTTCCCTGTTTTTGCCGGCCTCGTTTACACTGCCACGCTGTACGCCGCTCCGCCTGAAGCTGCTCAAATTACAGTTACCTATCAGGGACAAACCGTTAGTCTCGGAGAAGCCTTCCTCCTGCTTGCAGGCGTGTTCCTCCTCTATGGATACCAACAACCACAACATAACTACACGATCTTTAAAACCGACCTGTATGGTGACAATGATCAAAACACTGTTCAGGATTGGTTTGGCCAGGCGGGCGACCAGCATGCACTCAGCAACTATGCGAACTACCTCGGTGTAACACTACCTGTATCAGTGGCAAGACAGCCATTGCTACAGCCAGTTTGA
- a CDS encoding 6-pyruvoyl trahydropterin synthase family protein — protein MKQIIRITKIFRFEMAHALPGYNGLCRHIHGHSYQLEVTASGEPDNRPGHGGEGMVLDFAELKAIVQQEVIQPLDHALMLKEGSMVSFIGNDSELLGKIVWVPWQPTCENMVLDFSRRINGKLPEHVQLCSLKLYETDTSYAEWYASDNL, from the coding sequence ATGAAACAGATAATACGCATTACGAAGATATTCAGATTTGAAATGGCCCATGCGCTTCCGGGATATAATGGACTTTGCAGGCATATTCACGGACATTCCTATCAATTGGAGGTAACCGCCAGCGGAGAGCCGGACAACAGGCCGGGGCATGGCGGCGAAGGGATGGTACTGGATTTTGCGGAATTGAAAGCCATTGTACAGCAGGAAGTCATTCAGCCACTGGACCATGCTTTGATGCTGAAAGAGGGCAGTATGGTATCCTTTATCGGAAATGACAGTGAATTGTTGGGGAAGATTGTATGGGTGCCCTGGCAACCTACCTGTGAGAATATGGTGCTGGATTTTTCAAGACGTATTAATGGCAAGCTGCCGGAACACGTGCAACTCTGTAGCTTGAAGTTGTATGAGACAGATACTTCCTATGCCGAATGGTATGCTAGTGATAATTTGTAA
- a CDS encoding outer membrane beta-barrel family protein, producing the protein MKSIVFYLVSMFFVIGASAQAVSVAGKVADETGQPVPFASVAVLKGTSVVGEKIAAEDGSFKIMIDSSGKYELKIRHTSYIDFSKEIELQAPLDLEAIVLKKSEKQLREVTITANKPFVTRKIDRVVMNVQDNAIATGKSSMDLFRLAPGVFVNNGNISINGVWGTRVMVNGRMLNLKGDDLKNYLANLRSSDIKSIEIIAHPPAEYDAEGSGGIINIVLKKNLNSGLNGYVGADYSIGIGKYPAYQPYLSLNYRKKKVGLSGSYSYGREKNFQDITQDRTFTDNGQYHATTSSTGWRNSNNVKLGVSYDISNREYIAVDYTGQFGWYKDTSHSVTTINYPNQQNNTLSDGIFPSYTKTKFSNIGLNYGITTDSLGSKFTLVSDYTYNDRTGISGTYSKTLDFKNAVIADTVFNFLYPSIAKIFTADAKYNQVFKHGRSLSFGGKATVTDIDNDNAYENYNNGEWGHIPGLGFNYKYSEKIYAGFVNFSGSLAGVEYKLGLRGENSDITGTLKGGGQDTVVKRSYFNLFPSVFLKKNLNQDESSALTLSYNRRIKRPSYFELNPYKYFIDNYTIQTGNPFLNPQFTDAVELGYIFGSQYYIGISYSHTKDVINQVIENDPALKQMTILRKNTGSNTVYTGTFSIPVKITDWWNTSNNLLLTYTASKAPEFSIKKGSLVLQTEQDISLTNGFGLNLNGFYTPRVVTGNIVTGHIASIDFGIQKKLLNNKLTVKASISDIFYTNNFRATSYYNESVIRIRQKEQSRMLSLSTVYNFNMGKAFKSKEIKSSNADEKSRLK; encoded by the coding sequence ATGAAAAGTATAGTCTTTTATCTGGTGAGTATGTTTTTTGTTATAGGGGCGAGTGCCCAGGCAGTTTCTGTTGCAGGGAAAGTTGCAGATGAAACCGGGCAGCCGGTTCCTTTTGCCTCTGTTGCTGTATTAAAGGGTACTTCTGTTGTTGGTGAAAAAATAGCCGCTGAAGACGGCAGCTTTAAAATAATGATAGACAGTAGCGGTAAATATGAATTGAAGATCCGTCATACATCTTACATAGATTTTTCAAAGGAAATAGAGCTACAAGCCCCACTTGATCTGGAAGCAATTGTGCTGAAGAAAAGTGAAAAACAATTACGCGAAGTAACAATAACAGCCAATAAACCCTTTGTGACCAGGAAGATAGACCGTGTTGTAATGAATGTGCAGGATAATGCCATTGCAACGGGAAAGTCTTCTATGGATCTGTTCCGCCTGGCTCCGGGAGTGTTCGTTAATAATGGCAATATTTCTATTAACGGCGTGTGGGGAACCCGCGTAATGGTTAATGGAAGAATGCTCAATCTGAAGGGGGATGATCTGAAAAACTACCTGGCTAACTTAAGATCAAGCGATATTAAATCCATAGAAATTATCGCGCATCCTCCCGCAGAATATGATGCAGAAGGGAGTGGTGGTATCATCAATATCGTGCTGAAGAAAAATCTGAATAGTGGCCTGAATGGCTATGTAGGTGCAGATTATTCTATCGGTATAGGAAAGTATCCTGCTTATCAGCCTTATCTGAGCCTCAACTACAGGAAGAAGAAAGTAGGGCTAAGCGGAAGTTATTCCTACGGAAGAGAGAAGAATTTCCAGGACATTACCCAGGACAGGACATTTACCGATAATGGACAGTATCATGCCACTACTTCTTCAACCGGGTGGAGAAACTCGAATAATGTAAAGCTGGGCGTTAGCTACGATATCAGCAACAGGGAATACATTGCCGTCGATTATACCGGTCAGTTTGGGTGGTATAAAGATACCAGCCATTCAGTAACAACCATCAACTATCCGAACCAGCAGAACAATACGCTTTCTGACGGAATATTCCCTTCCTATACCAAAACAAAGTTTTCGAATATAGGCCTGAACTATGGGATCACTACAGATTCTTTAGGCTCTAAATTTACCCTCGTGTCGGACTATACCTATAACGACAGAACCGGGATAAGTGGAACATACAGTAAAACGCTCGATTTTAAAAATGCCGTAATAGCAGACACTGTTTTTAACTTTTTATATCCCAGCATTGCGAAGATTTTTACAGCAGACGCCAAATACAACCAGGTGTTTAAGCATGGAAGATCCCTGTCTTTCGGAGGAAAGGCTACCGTCACTGATATTGATAATGACAATGCCTATGAGAACTACAATAACGGCGAATGGGGGCATATTCCCGGTCTTGGATTTAACTATAAATACAGTGAGAAGATCTATGCGGGCTTCGTTAATTTCAGCGGAAGCCTGGCAGGTGTAGAGTATAAATTGGGATTACGGGGTGAAAACAGTGATATTACCGGCACCTTAAAAGGGGGAGGGCAGGACACTGTTGTGAAAAGAAGTTATTTCAACCTCTTCCCCTCAGTCTTTTTGAAGAAGAACCTGAATCAGGACGAAAGCAGTGCCCTTACACTTTCCTATAACAGGAGAATTAAGCGTCCGTCTTACTTTGAGTTGAATCCATATAAATATTTTATTGATAACTACACTATACAAACGGGTAATCCCTTTTTAAATCCGCAATTCACCGATGCTGTAGAACTGGGTTATATTTTTGGCAGCCAGTATTATATCGGCATCAGCTATTCTCATACAAAGGATGTCATTAACCAGGTGATAGAGAATGATCCTGCGCTGAAGCAAATGACCATCTTGCGGAAGAATACAGGTAGTAATACGGTATACACCGGCACATTCAGCATTCCTGTTAAAATAACTGATTGGTGGAATACCAGTAACAACCTGCTGTTGACCTACACCGCATCTAAAGCGCCTGAATTTTCCATCAAAAAAGGATCGCTGGTGTTGCAGACAGAACAGGATATTAGTCTTACAAACGGATTTGGCTTAAACCTGAACGGCTTTTATACACCGAGGGTTGTTACCGGTAATATTGTTACGGGACACATTGCAAGTATCGACTTTGGTATACAGAAGAAACTCCTGAACAACAAGCTTACAGTAAAAGCATCTATCAGTGATATTTTTTACACCAACAACTTCAGGGCAACCAGCTATTATAATGAATCGGTGATCAGGATAAGACAGAAAGAGCAAAGCCGTATGCTTTCACTGTCAACGGTGTACAATTTTAATATGGGTAAAGCCTTTAAATCAAAAGAGATAAAAAGTAGCAATGCTGATGAGAAAAGCAGGCTAAAATAA
- a CDS encoding radical SAM/SPASM domain-containing protein, with amino-acid sequence MKKSQFNTSLVYENKNYIYNAFSNKFIALDPTIAEILATIRTPENIEELSAYHPTLYSSLYRNGFFVDDEVDEVEKVKELSAKVDKNDTHFELIVNPTMNCNFKCWYCYESHVKGSKMNKETVNKTCSLIANIIESNPNLKSFHISWFGGEPLMYYRDVIEPIMDFAEDFCAIHNIYLDCHFTTNGFLLTDEIIQSLKKYTITGLQITLDGNKETHNTVRYVSATRGSYDTIVSNIVKLCENDFHVGIRVNYTSTNMDGFEEVFDDLCAISNEKRHLATIAFHKVWQVSEDQVMADRVRSLIRLVRDIGFVAEEGAVPDSVRHSCYADKVNNATINYNGDIYKCTARNFAPDAREGVLKDDGSIEWNSKFHKRMDIKFKNKPCLECPIMPLCNGGCSQHALENEGKDYCVYDFDEEKKKEIVMKKLMNLIDKRNSNEYSHS; translated from the coding sequence ATGAAGAAGAGCCAGTTTAATACCAGTCTGGTCTATGAGAACAAAAATTATATTTATAATGCATTCAGCAATAAATTCATTGCACTAGACCCCACTATTGCTGAAATTTTAGCGACTATCAGAACGCCGGAGAATATAGAAGAACTTTCAGCATATCACCCAACGTTATATAGTTCGCTTTACAGGAACGGATTTTTTGTAGATGATGAAGTGGATGAGGTGGAAAAAGTGAAAGAACTGAGTGCTAAGGTCGATAAGAACGATACGCATTTTGAATTGATCGTGAATCCAACCATGAACTGCAATTTCAAATGCTGGTATTGTTACGAATCGCATGTTAAAGGATCGAAAATGAATAAAGAAACGGTTAATAAAACCTGTTCTTTGATCGCCAATATCATTGAGTCTAACCCCAATCTTAAATCTTTTCATATTTCCTGGTTTGGCGGAGAGCCACTCATGTATTATCGTGATGTGATCGAACCTATCATGGATTTTGCGGAAGATTTCTGTGCCATTCACAATATTTATCTTGACTGTCACTTTACTACCAATGGGTTCCTGCTGACAGACGAGATTATCCAATCATTGAAAAAATATACGATCACCGGTCTCCAGATCACGCTGGACGGCAATAAGGAAACACATAATACCGTAAGGTATGTCAGTGCTACAAGAGGTTCCTACGATACCATTGTCAGCAATATCGTGAAATTGTGTGAGAACGATTTTCACGTGGGTATAAGGGTGAATTATACCAGTACCAATATGGATGGTTTTGAAGAGGTTTTTGATGACCTGTGTGCTATTTCTAATGAGAAAAGGCACCTGGCCACCATCGCATTTCACAAAGTATGGCAGGTGAGTGAAGACCAGGTAATGGCCGACAGGGTAAGAAGCCTGATCCGCCTGGTGAGAGACATTGGCTTTGTGGCCGAAGAGGGCGCAGTTCCCGATAGTGTCAGGCATTCCTGCTATGCAGATAAAGTTAATAACGCTACAATAAACTATAACGGCGATATCTATAAATGTACTGCACGAAACTTTGCACCAGATGCCAGGGAAGGCGTGCTGAAAGATGATGGTAGCATAGAATGGAATTCAAAATTCCATAAGCGGATGGATATCAAATTCAAGAATAAACCCTGCCTGGAGTGCCCTATTATGCCACTGTGTAACGGCGGTTGCTCACAACACGCTTTGGAAAATGAAGGAAAAGATTATTGTGTATACGATTTTGATGAGGAGAAGAAGAAGGAAATAGTAATGAAAAAGTTAATGAATCTCATCGATAAAAGGAACAGCAATGAATACAGCCACTCATAG
- a CDS encoding T9SS type A sorting domain-containing protein, giving the protein MKTIVRYSFLFLFATLFQSSLRAQSISGPTTVCGGVKYRYTFSGTNCSASKWEVIGATLGTWGGTFADITFPKATTERSFKIFANYTCNTGLGETTLDVVVIGQHDPINRGVVDIPCNFQGVRTFQLPQVPQSDQNVTWSNDAGWPVAGGPRGTGGYIIDYNINNANAGTVTALTYNNGCANYPQNTDRFAVSRSNPLTALTFTAESPASLCTTTPVTVAVNPLSPAPVAYQWYTVPANVLKLNSGSYSSASAPLSTTTPSVTVSAFSSTLNGVSATLYVSATYASGCSTPVATRALNVVNAAPAAPTVTSTLVSGPDEPTEYQFTATAVSNATYNWYVAGTLRETSTSNTFRWYFPCRTSATVYCTVTNQCGTSTQSNSVTRTGGCRDREAASNFMISPNPATGALSISAVQPKATKTAKPEASAEEIREVRIIGQTGNIIKAERFGVGTYKATLDLTGILPGSYIVHIFNGKQWTAKQVVVVQ; this is encoded by the coding sequence ATGAAGACTATTGTTCGTTACTCATTTTTATTCCTGTTTGCGACATTATTTCAATCTTCTTTACGAGCCCAAAGTATCAGCGGTCCAACTACGGTATGTGGAGGCGTAAAATACCGTTACACGTTCAGCGGTACCAATTGCAGTGCCTCGAAATGGGAGGTCATTGGTGCAACTCTCGGAACCTGGGGAGGCACTTTTGCAGATATAACCTTTCCTAAGGCCACCACTGAAAGGTCATTTAAGATATTTGCTAATTATACATGTAACACAGGCCTGGGTGAAACCACGCTGGATGTAGTGGTGATTGGTCAGCACGACCCTATTAACAGAGGAGTGGTAGACATCCCCTGTAACTTTCAGGGTGTACGCACCTTCCAGTTACCGCAGGTGCCCCAATCCGACCAAAATGTTACCTGGAGCAATGACGCAGGCTGGCCGGTTGCCGGAGGTCCCCGTGGTACCGGTGGCTATATTATTGATTACAATATCAATAATGCCAATGCAGGTACGGTAACTGCTTTGACATACAATAATGGCTGTGCTAATTATCCACAGAATACGGATCGTTTTGCCGTATCCAGGTCAAATCCACTGACTGCACTCACCTTTACTGCTGAAAGTCCTGCGAGTCTCTGCACCACTACTCCCGTAACGGTAGCAGTAAATCCGTTATCGCCAGCGCCGGTTGCCTACCAATGGTATACCGTACCGGCCAATGTGCTGAAACTAAACAGCGGTTCATACAGTAGTGCCAGTGCTCCGCTGTCTACCACTACGCCATCTGTAACTGTATCAGCATTTAGCAGTACACTGAATGGTGTCTCAGCTACTCTTTATGTAAGTGCTACATATGCTAGTGGCTGTAGTACACCTGTTGCAACCAGGGCCTTAAATGTAGTCAACGCAGCTCCGGCAGCACCTACAGTTACATCTACCCTGGTTTCCGGCCCAGACGAGCCAACCGAATACCAGTTCACCGCCACTGCAGTAAGCAATGCCACTTATAACTGGTATGTAGCCGGAACATTAAGAGAGACCTCTACCAGTAATACCTTCCGTTGGTATTTCCCCTGCAGGACAAGTGCAACTGTCTATTGCACTGTCACTAATCAATGCGGCACTTCCACCCAAAGCAACAGTGTTACCAGAACAGGCGGCTGCAGGGATCGGGAGGCAGCCAGCAATTTTATGATCTCTCCTAATCCTGCAACAGGAGCACTGTCTATATCAGCAGTTCAGCCAAAGGCTACCAAAACAGCTAAACCGGAAGCATCTGCGGAAGAAATACGTGAAGTAAGAATTATCGGACAGACAGGCAATATTATAAAGGCGGAGAGATTTGGAGTTGGTACATACAAAGCGACGCTCGATCTGACCGGTATCTTACCTGGCAGTTACATTGTACATATTTTTAACGGAAAGCAATGGACAGCTAAGCAGGTTGTTGTTGTACAGTAG
- a CDS encoding alpha-L-fucosidase: MKKLAILLFALALTPMLLSAQQDAAHDKKMQWWREARFGMFIHWGVYAVPAGTYKGQRINRIGEWIMNRGKIPVADYQEFAKQFNPVKYDPDAWVRMAKDAGMKYIVITAKHHDGFALFDSKASTWDIADATPYHKDLLKPLAEACRKYGIKLGFYYSQAQDWNNPGGAASRKLTSEGWANPDSARIDAYTAANNGHWDPAQTTKSMSQYINEVAVPQVKELLTNYGDVAVLWWDTPTNMTDEYAEKFNELLKLQPNIITNDRLKRPNYPGDYKTPEQRIPGLGELDGKDWETCMTMNETWGYKSYANNWKSSETLVRNLVDIASKGGNYLLNVGPKADGTFPQESIDLLKQVGDWMKVNGDAIYDTEASPFGLFAWGRCTKKENAGNTTLYFSVFEWPKDGKLVVPGLKNKVTSAKLLANNKELKTNAGDEGLVIEVPGNGLDKIATVIKVQVKGKVDNTVPRQKEKMKAGAID; the protein is encoded by the coding sequence ATGAAAAAACTTGCTATCCTTTTATTTGCGTTAGCGCTGACACCCATGTTGCTTTCTGCCCAGCAGGATGCTGCTCATGACAAAAAAATGCAATGGTGGCGTGAAGCGCGTTTCGGTATGTTTATCCACTGGGGTGTGTATGCTGTACCCGCCGGTACCTATAAGGGACAGCGCATTAACCGTATTGGCGAATGGATTATGAATCGTGGTAAAATACCGGTGGCCGATTACCAGGAATTTGCTAAACAGTTTAATCCTGTGAAATATGACCCCGATGCATGGGTAAGGATGGCGAAAGATGCGGGAATGAAATATATTGTTATTACCGCCAAACATCACGACGGATTTGCTTTGTTCGATTCGAAAGCCAGTACCTGGGATATTGCGGATGCTACACCCTATCACAAAGACCTGCTGAAGCCACTGGCTGAAGCCTGCCGTAAATATGGTATCAAACTCGGTTTCTATTATTCGCAGGCGCAGGACTGGAACAATCCCGGTGGCGCCGCTTCGCGGAAGCTGACATCAGAAGGCTGGGCCAATCCGGATTCTGCCCGTATCGATGCTTACACCGCTGCTAATAATGGCCACTGGGATCCGGCTCAGACTACTAAATCCATGTCGCAATACATCAACGAGGTGGCAGTACCGCAGGTGAAGGAGCTGCTGACCAATTACGGCGATGTAGCCGTTCTCTGGTGGGACACGCCAACGAATATGACCGATGAATATGCAGAAAAGTTCAATGAGCTGTTAAAGCTGCAGCCCAATATCATTACCAACGACCGTCTCAAACGACCTAATTATCCTGGGGACTATAAAACACCTGAGCAGAGGATACCGGGCCTGGGTGAACTAGATGGCAAAGACTGGGAAACCTGTATGACGATGAATGAAACCTGGGGATATAAGAGCTACGCAAACAACTGGAAGAGCAGCGAAACCCTGGTGCGTAACCTGGTGGATATTGCCTCTAAGGGCGGTAACTATCTGTTGAACGTAGGTCCCAAAGCAGATGGTACCTTTCCACAGGAGAGTATTGACCTGCTCAAACAGGTAGGCGATTGGATGAAAGTGAATGGTGACGCCATCTATGATACAGAAGCAAGCCCCTTTGGTTTGTTTGCCTGGGGACGTTGTACCAAAAAGGAGAACGCTGGTAATACCACGCTTTATTTTTCGGTATTTGAGTGGCCGAAAGATGGTAAACTGGTGGTGCCTGGGTTAAAGAATAAAGTGACATCGGCTAAATTACTGGCTAATAATAAGGAGCTAAAAACAAATGCAGGTGATGAAGGACTGGTGATCGAAGTACCTGGCAATGGCTTAGATAAGATTGCCACGGTGATAAAAGTGCAGGTAAAGGGGAAGGTGGACAATACAGTGCCCCGGCAAAAGGAAAAAATGAAGGCGGGAGCGATTGACTAG
- a CDS encoding DinB family protein, with amino-acid sequence MYRLIFFLGLSCLSFQQLIAQVKESKTPATLKSVLLAQFKTTWDKQEWFVPVAKGIEGITAEQASWKPSDSSHSVGELAYHLLFWNKRLLNEFNGKAKDAFSGNNNETFDAFTEATWNATVQQLKQVMEDWEKAIAAADDAKIQSWYESIANMNTHNAYHTGQILYIRKQAGNWNSEKGVK; translated from the coding sequence ATGTACAGACTTATTTTCTTTCTTGGTCTTAGCTGCTTAAGCTTTCAACAACTCATTGCCCAGGTGAAGGAAAGCAAGACGCCAGCTACCCTGAAATCAGTGCTTCTGGCGCAATTTAAAACCACCTGGGACAAGCAGGAATGGTTTGTACCTGTTGCTAAAGGAATAGAAGGTATTACTGCTGAACAGGCCTCCTGGAAACCTTCAGATTCCAGCCACTCCGTTGGCGAACTGGCATACCACCTCCTGTTCTGGAATAAACGGCTGCTCAACGAATTCAATGGAAAGGCAAAAGATGCATTCAGTGGCAACAATAATGAGACCTTCGATGCTTTTACTGAAGCTACCTGGAATGCCACCGTGCAGCAATTGAAACAGGTAATGGAAGACTGGGAAAAGGCAATTGCAGCAGCCGATGATGCAAAGATTCAAAGCTGGTATGAGAGTATCGCGAATATGAATACGCATAATGCTTATCATACAGGGCAGATACTGTATATCCGCAAGCAGGCGGGGAACTGGAATTCGGAGAAAGGTGTTAAGTAA
- a CDS encoding FecR family protein produces the protein MNKEEFEQLLKQYRDNTLQEGDLEKLYAYIHAGNYPEVIDQWLDETFQDPAYAVHSKDYDPAEVFALLETRLDNRKPVFGWWKAVAVTAAAAAVITLFVTISRQPRSKPVPINVTAAGNFDAPPGKNGAVLTLANGSQILLDSSSNGVLAQQGSARLLKEEGRLNYHKDGVVGRGAPVYNMVSTPRGRQFKLMLSDGTQVLLNAGSSIRFPTVFAGSERRVEISGEAYLEVAQTADAPFVIQLNKSEVVVLGTQFNVTDYSDEDNSRTTLLEGAVKLRTDAQEMVLRPGQQARMERNSGHLSAKAVDTDQITAWTRNRLSFDKTDFADLMRQISRWYDVDVVYKGKVPDIHIGGSLHRNVNLSIVMEFLGANGVHYSISDRTITILP, from the coding sequence ATGAACAAGGAGGAATTCGAACAGTTATTGAAACAATACCGGGACAATACGCTACAGGAGGGAGACCTGGAAAAGCTGTATGCCTATATCCATGCAGGTAACTATCCGGAAGTCATAGATCAGTGGCTGGATGAAACATTCCAGGATCCGGCATATGCCGTTCATTCGAAGGACTACGATCCTGCGGAGGTTTTTGCTTTGCTGGAAACGAGGCTGGACAACAGAAAGCCTGTATTCGGCTGGTGGAAAGCAGTAGCAGTAACGGCAGCCGCGGCAGCAGTCATCACCCTGTTTGTGACCATTTCACGGCAACCGCGTAGTAAGCCCGTTCCCATTAATGTAACAGCCGCGGGGAATTTTGATGCACCGCCTGGTAAGAATGGCGCTGTATTGACACTCGCCAATGGCAGCCAGATATTGCTGGACAGCTCATCTAACGGGGTGCTGGCACAGCAGGGCAGCGCCCGGCTGCTGAAAGAAGAAGGACGGCTCAATTATCACAAAGATGGCGTTGTAGGACGCGGCGCGCCTGTATATAATATGGTAAGCACCCCGCGGGGACGGCAGTTCAAACTGATGCTGTCTGACGGTACACAGGTCTTATTGAATGCCGGCAGCAGTATCCGGTTTCCAACTGTATTTGCAGGAAGCGAAAGAAGAGTAGAGATTTCCGGCGAGGCATACCTGGAGGTGGCCCAGACGGCAGATGCACCCTTTGTGATACAACTGAACAAATCCGAAGTGGTGGTACTGGGTACACAATTTAATGTAACTGACTACAGCGATGAAGATAATTCCAGAACAACCTTACTGGAAGGCGCGGTAAAACTCCGCACCGATGCACAGGAAATGGTGCTCAGACCTGGTCAGCAGGCACGTATGGAAAGGAACAGCGGCCATCTGTCAGCAAAGGCTGTAGATACTGACCAGATCACCGCATGGACAAGGAACAGGCTATCTTTTGATAAAACTGATTTTGCAGACCTGATGCGCCAGATATCCAGATGGTATGACGTAGACGTAGTTTATAAGGGAAAAGTCCCCGACATCCACATCGGCGGCTCCCTGCACAGGAACGTGAACTTATCGATAGTAATGGAATTTTTAGGAGCGAACGGTGTACACTACAGCATCAGCGACAGAACAATAACAATACTGCCATAG